The Myripristis murdjan chromosome 8, fMyrMur1.1, whole genome shotgun sequence genomic sequence GCCTAATGTTAGCTCAGTTAGCCCAGTAGCTAGCGTGGCGCATTCAAGCCATTGTGATATGAAACAACTCAAGCTAGCCTGCGGTGTTACTCATTTAAGCTGGAGTGTATAAAACAGTTTGACAGGACGTGGTTGAGCGCTGCAGCAGTGTGTAAAGACCTGCCTGACTAAATGTGTTAAAGTAGGGAGCAGGGAGCGCTAACAGCCCGTCTCGCCTGGTTACCGCTCAGCGCATTGTGTCGCGTGAGGGGGAGTAATATCTGGCGTGCGGTAGTACCATGCCCTAATGTTTGAGTTGTCTGCTCAGTACTAAATTTGcttggctctgtgtgtttttagggTCGAGATGACTCAGTTTTTACCGCCCAATCTGCTGGCCCTGTTCGCCCCGCGCGACCCCATACCGTTTCTCCCGCAGCTCGAGAAGCTGCCGCACGAGAAGCACCACAACCAGCCCTACTGCGGCATCGCCCCCTTCATCAGGCACTTCGAGGTGACCGCTCAAACCCCGCACCAGCAATACGGTTTGGTGTCTGTTCACTGCCTCCTTTAAAACCgtgtttctcttcttcttaTCCTCTCTCCGAGCAGGATCCTCGAGATGCCCCTCCGCCCACACGGGCAGAGACCCGGGAGGAGCGGCTGGAGAGAAAGGTGAGGCACACTCACATTTGATGGTGCTCTTATCTCAAAAGGGAAGTTGCAGTCTGTGTGGCAGTGGACCCAGGGCCCGGTCACATGTGTGCACTAGGAAGTGAATAAGTGTGCTGTCAGCTCACCATTTcctgcaaaatgtgtttgtgttgcagagACGAGAGAAGATTGAGAGGAGACAAGCCGTCGTGGAGACAGAACTCAAGCAGTGTAAGTGTACAATgcgaaatgtacacacacatgcacacacacagttaagtAGGGGTGACCAGCATTGATTTTTCAGGGCCAATAGTGATTAATAATCAAGGACACTGAAACAGTATTTTGGACCGGTGttcttttgtaataaattataaaattgcAGTCTCAAAATATGCAGTTTTATAAACACCAGCACAAACCTtgtgtttaattaaaaatgattatattatttaaaaaaaataaaacactagaaaattggcaaaaaaaacaaaacccctaGAATTTGAAGAAGACaagaaaattatttataatgattTAAAATGGTATTTTCACAGGTTTGATCAGTGATCAAATGCAGAGCGTTAAATGCAAATCCAGTGAGAAGGGAAGTGAAACTTGTAACTATTATCAGAAACATTGTCCTGCTCGCATGCTTTTTTTTGCGCTGTCCTTCAGAGGGAGAGGCGAAGTCTGAATCTTTTTTATATTGTTCATGTAATTCAACATTGTGATGCACTTTATTGAAAAAATCCGAAAATCGGCCTTGAAAACCAGCCAGGGTCATTTTGATGATCGATTCGTTCTcctaaagaccccatgaaatagactcttactttcttgattccGTGTATTTCCTGTTGTGTGGGCAGGATATAGTGcggggaaggatcattcacaagtgcaaaccaatgggatctcagtttgggacaGAAACAGTTTTGTTTGTAGGCATAGGTGGATGACAGTAAGATGTTTAAAGTTTCATTAAGGtttcattggttgaaatttgaGTTATACCCATTAGTGCATGATGATAAGTAACCATTTAAGTCACCATTTAAGATACTCTTTTTCCAGTAAGTatagtcatgtgaggtcatttcatggggacttaaaTAGTGCCTGTGGTCTTAAATAAgtcattgtttgtgtttgtatcatTTCAGGGGATCCCCATAATGACCCAAATGCACAAGGGGATGCTTTCAAGACATTATTTGTTGCGCGAGTGGTAAGCATTTTCAGTATTATTTGACTTTAAAGTGTCCTTGCTGGTGTCTGATGTGTGGACATTTCTCTATAATTGTTATTTTATCATTGTTTTAGAACTATGATACAACAGAGTCCAAGCTTCGCCGAGAGTTTGAGGTCTATGGCCCCATCAAACGGGTATGTGTCTCCATGCTGCTACTAGACTAATGTTTCTGGTGTCGTTGCATTGATATCACTGATAAATCCCATAGCCAAACTGATTCactgtgtctctttctttcttccagaTCTACATAGTGTACAACAAGAGGACTGGAAAGCCAAGGGGCTATGCGTTTATCGAATATGAGCACGAGCGAGACATGCACTGTGAGTACCAGCTGACAGCACTGACACAAAACCCACAAACTCTCACATACTTTCAATTATGGTAGGGACATTTTATCTTACATGCAGTATTGGCTGCTTACTATTGTCTTCATGTTAAGACTCACCCCTTTGTCATAGAGACAGATTATCAGTTTCTCCGAGTTTCTAGTTGGTAGATGGGGTGACagctttcaaaaatattttttcatatgcCTATGGAAGGTGCTAACAAGGATGTAGTTAGGGGGCAGTAAGGAAAATCAACAACATATCTTGGTGCCAGTGTCATCCACGGTTTGCACGTCTAAAATCTGACAAGtctggtggttgtgtgtgtttgtttggtgtgtgtcaTCAGCTGACTGATAGTGTGGTTGCGGAGGGGGTTCACACCATTCAGCGGGGCATCAAGGGGAGGCGGGAGGACTGAAAAAGAAATGTCTCAGACTTTTCCTCTGTAAACCTGAACATGTTTGCCTGTCATATGATAGGCGTTCTAGCTCTGTGGAAGAGCAGTTCTCCTGGTTGGACTGTGATGGTAAGCACAAGGTCACATTGGTCCGCAAGCACTGAATGGGGTTTTTGTCAGGAAATGTGTAAGGATAGTATGGAAACCCGACATTTGTGTGATTTGATATTCAAGCCTTTTTCTCAAAGTGCTTGTTGGTGGTCTTCAATTCTGGTCATGCTGAGCTTAGTTCTACTTGACACTGGTGAGAGAACCTCGTGTGCAGTACCACTGTGACACCAGTTTGACTGCTTTCAGGTAGAGTAGCTGGGCTCTTCAGGACCAGAGTTGTTGTATCGCTGCACTATTGTCACAGCAAGGGATTGACTTGGAGGGGGAATGTGGGACGCTTCAGCATATTAACTGTGTGTTGTTCTCATTGCCACTGCAGCCGCCAATCTGTGATGGCTATTGGCCAGAGCTGGCTTGCAGATGATGATGGTTATGATACATCTACACCCTACTACCACAGCTCAGTATATGGTTGGTATAATGGGTTTGTATGATGGGTAAGATTTCTTTCCACCCTCCATCTCCTACGTAGGGAAGAGGAGCTACGTTCAGTGGGAAAATCACCTTCTTTGCAAGCCCTAAAGAGATTTGAGTGCAATTGATAAAACCTGGAGCTTTGGGACTTTGACCACTGAACGCACCCCAGGCCATTAGTGTTTTGATGGGTGCCCAATGAATCTGCCCATTGTGTTAAAGCCACCTCCGGTTAAAGAACGCTGTTGCTTAGCATTTGCAGtgtagttttcattttgtgttggcTTTGTGGAGAgcacagtgtcagtgagtgtaaCAGTGAAGGAGTAATAGAAGCTCTGCAATACAGAGCCTATCCAAAGTGCTTCACCACTTGGATCAAAATTAACTGTGCACAGGGCTCAAGACTAACACGCTCCGGGGATGAcgaaaaatgtgtttgaaatgcTCAGAAATCCTTTTTGGGACGCTTTCAAGAAGATGTAAGGAAAACTTTTCAGCATGAGATATGATCTTATGTTTGAGGTACACATCCTGATTTGTGTCTTGCTCACTCTGTGGCCTTGCTGCTGAAGTTTTATCTACATCTCATCCTAGTTTCAGCTGTTGGCCTTATTAAGTCTGGCTTTTTCAGAAGACATATGCATGAAGCATTAGGTAATATAATTAGGTATTTTCAGGCTGGGGGTCATAGTGTCACTGGCCAACTGCTCCATACAGGTCTTTGTGGCAGCAGATCATAAGTTCATCAACATCATGACTCCCATCTTTGTCTCCTCAGCTGTACTTAATGAATTGGTATTGGTACACTCGGTTTTTCATTCACCGTTTTTGACATGAATTTGCGACACTTGATCCAACAAATAGATTGTGCTGACCTCAGGTGCTTATCAGTTATCAGTTAGTAATAGTTATTACTTAGTGCCCGTCAATAATAAATACAAGGGGgtaaaaatgacagcaaatgtTAGGATTTTTTAAGAGGCATGGTCTATGTTTGAGAGGAGCAATGACTTGCCTGCAGTTGGTctcataaagaaaaataaaacaatcagtgtttttatgttACTGGCCAGTAATAACTAAATTGGGTTAGTAAAAGTTTACCATAATTGGTTTTTCAGCTTTGGGTGTATGTCTTTGTCTTTAAGACAGTTGCATTTGTATTTCCGACAGGGTTGGAGTAGCCTTGTCAagagttagtctggagccctgctCTTTCCGCAGAGTCACAGGAAAAACCATATTGATAGTCAAATCTTGAGTGATGATTAGGCTACAGCAGTACGCAAACTGCCAGAAGTTTATCAACTTTTTATAACCCAGTTTATATAATAATGCTTGAATCTCAATTAAGATATTGACAGTATAATTATCATGTATAGCTAATGAGCTGGCTTTAATAGAATTGGCTTATGAGGGGACTCTTGATAGTACAACTACTTAGGCTACTCATACACCGTTGCATTCACTCTTACTAAAAGCAGGTAGCATTCAAGGCAAGATTAAAAACTCATACAGTTAACAGAATAGTTAGATTTTCATAAAATGGATCCCACTCAGCTTTTGCAATGTCAGTAAATACGTGTAGACATTGGAATTCCTATCAGTTTGAGATGTCAAGCTTAtttcaaaatgtggaaaactAGATCGACTACCCTTTGAAGTCCAGGTTTTGAGCTTCCAAGTAAACATAGCTTAGTATGTTCTGGCCTTGTTAGTTGGTTGGGGGTTGTGGTAAGGCAACTCCTGGAAGGAAGTGGTTTCCAGTTAGGTTAGAGTTCATGTTTCTCatagatggaaattagctttggCAGGCCTTGTAGGGGTTTGGTAAGGCCCTACTATTGAGTGGGATGTTGTCATACTTGGTTAATTATGGAGGGGTTATGGTAAGGCCCCATGTTACCATGCTCTGAGGTGTTGTGACAGTATGTGCATTCTGGTAATGAGGGATTTTGGTAAGGCCCTCAGTTTGGGTCAGGAGCTCTCATAGTGTCTATGACTGAGGGGTTTTGGTAAGGCCCTCAAACTGTGTACTGTGATGGAGGGGTATGGGGAAAGTCCCACTTCTTGGATGTAAAGGCCCTGACCTCAGGGATCGTCGCCACATCAGACCAGTGTAGCAGCCAGGATGGGCCTGTGGATCTCGCCGAGTTCGTCTGTCGTAATAGATGCAACCCAGGACTGTTGTGTGGGATAACGGGGTGTATGTAAGTGTGCTGAAAAAGTCAGAAAGTAGTGAATGTCATAAATATGCCCAAGGCTGAAGAGACCCTCATTGATTGGCAACTGGAACCTCTGTACTCTTGGTGGATCCTTCCAGCATGtttaaacatgcacacagatggTGGTAAGATAGTTGATGGTTAAGTATTTTCAACTTACCAAAGTTACACTAAAAGGACATATAGTCAGTCTGCCACAATATGACTGAAACAAGGCTGGTATAAATTGCCCTTGAAAACCGTATGCCGTCAGTTACATCTTACTTCGTAGAACAAAGGGGTCAAAGggcaaagaaaacatttgtctGGGGACcattcattgtctgttttttggaAAAGACATCTGGCAATATGCAGCTCAAATGACCCTGGAAAATGTAAATGGTCAGCCTCCACATTGATCTTAAGTCATGTAATTTGCAGGTCACAGTGAAACTGTTATGACTGCACAGGTACCGTTTCTATCAagtaattgtaaataaatataggTTCAGGTTAAACCCATTAATTTTCAGAGGACTATTCATGCACAGTCAAATATTTTCTAGTAGTATATGCAGATTTGTATGgtaatatgttgtgttttgttgcaatAATGGAAACTTGCTTGTTTGCAGATAAACACGTTTGCAGTTATCTGTAAGCAAAGTGGATATTATGATAATTACGTAAGCAGTGAATACAAACTGTTAGACATCAACAGCAGGGGTTTGTCTTAAACATAATAACCCAGCAGGTTGGTATATTGGTTTAGGTTTAGCAAATACATTGTAAATGTCATGATTATAAAGCAAATGTTTGGATTAAAGATGATGTATTACTCAAAACTGTGTGGTTGAAACTTGTACTTGGCAGGTTTAACTACATCGTCAACATTTCAGTGTAATATTTTGTGAGGACAGTAAACAATCTAGTGGTTGTAAAAGAAGTGGAACGGGAGTGAATTGGATATGTAATGTGAACTGAGGCAGCTGTCAATTTTCCACAGGCACCTCAAGTgttatttgctgttttcacaAGCCTTCAGGCAACTGTTCAGCAACTGACCACACTTACAAAGTAAGGCATTACAGTTCCTGATCGCCCTGGCAATACTGCTACACCAGTATTTTAGTTGAACATTCCTCCTTTCATTGAGAAATCAAGAGATGATATGAAAGCTGTAGTAGTCATTACCAAGTGACCAAAATGTCTAAGCACatctatttaatattttaaattttcatgtATCTTAAAGCAGTATTTGAGTGGCTTCATAGGTGCTTGCTGGTTTATTGCCATTTCTGAAATCCAAGAAGTTCTCTCATAAGAAACAAATACTTTGTCAAACAATGAATTCAGCCATCAACTATTCCCCCTCATGACAGCCAAGGCAGCAGGGAACACTGTAAGTGTAGAGTCTCAGGAGCGGATGTGTTGTTAAAACAGTTACAGCTATAGGGGCCCTGGAAAGAACACAAATATCGAGAAGACTTGGATAAATACCTCAATATGTTGTAGTTGGACCATAAAATTTCAAGTTGAGGCATTGGTGGTTAAAGGCCTGTGAGAGCGATAAATGACTACACCAACACATATGGGCCTTGACTAGACGACATCATGGTGTCAATCCTTTTACCTTTTATCCATGAATGACTTTACTTGGATTTTTGTGTTCTGACTACActgaggtattttttttttcttttttcctttcctcaaTGTTCACAAAGTTTGcagattcagtgtttttgtacTCCTCTAATACAGCATTAGTGGCTGAGACTTATGAGAAGCcactttaacatttaaaaaccGTTTCACCAGAcagaatgacaataaaaatgattttcaaagtgagatgtctaataaaattattttgaatGACAAACTGAATCGTCAATACTGTTAATTAGATGTTCCAAACAACTTACAGACAAAAGTAATTTCATTCTTAATAGTCAAAATCTAATGATAGATATTTTGAAAAAGTGTTTTAGCTAGCCATGAATGAACTACAGCTGTCTGTAATATGAAAACATTAGTGTGAGTAAATGAGGCTCTGCATAGAGACTTGCTTTTTAAGCTTTTCAAAAAGGGCAAAAATCATAATACAGTTACTCAGGCCAAACAGACTTGTGTCCACAAGTCCAATATTAACTTAATCTCCCAGATTTGAAGTAACGTAAAGGGTTAGTTTGTGTCCTTTTGCGACCTGTCAGGACCTagacacctaaaaaaaaaaatgctggcgCAGATCAGCACCAGCCTAGTTACTGTATGTTATGCAGACATCCAAACTTTGCTCGTGTTTTATAAATACAGTGATGAGTAGATAATgcccttttttaattttggcGGGTAAATAATTACTTGAAGCTTTAGGTGAACCATTTAAAAGAGTTGAGTTAAATTTCACAGTGTAACTAGTTTTATCTAAAGACTGAAAGAACAGAAGCCTAGGTGAAAGTTGGACATCTAAGAGATGCAGGTAAAAGTGTAATGTATCGACCACTCCTGGGGTGTGGTGGAAGGAGGTCAACTCCCAATATCCTTCGGCTTTTTCCCAGAGAGCAGCCCTCTCGGCCTCACCTGCTCCTGGTCAGTATAATCATGCACTCTTTGTTTCCTTGGCCACTGATGCAGCTATACTCCCAGCTCACCACTTCTGTGTTCCCTCTCCCCATTGCATCTTTCTAGCTGCCTACAAGCATGCTGATGGTAAGAAGATTGATGGGAGGAGGGTGCTGGTGGACGTGGAACGAGGACGTACCGTCAAAGGATGGCATCCCCGCAGACTAGGTCAGTTTGTTCTTCATTATTTTGCTTCTTTATAACATTCTGTATGTTCAGCATTTTATTCCAGTATATAATTCTACTGATTAACACACCCTCAGCCACATAGGAAACAAACGCACCAAAGAAATTTAGTTTATACAAGTCACATTTATGTGCCATTTATCTGGGTGTGGGCCCAATTCCCAGCTCAGGCCAAAAGTTTTCTGCTGTCAAAGCTTCCGGTTTTAGGCAAAGGTTCTCTTATTCAACCATGGCCAGACATTACTCTGACCCAAACCAAAACtggtttgaatgaatgaaaggttTATTGTCCCAAAGGGAATTTGACTTGCACACAAAAAGCATTATTAAAACACAGTGTGACACattacaaacattaaaacaacagtaaCCAATGAACACATAGTCACTGCAATAGCCAGCatgttattttgaaaacagatgTCCTGTTGGGCCTGTtcgtggcactagaggaaaggtcatgagctCACCCCAGGGTTCAGCACGCATGTTGTCTCCACATTTTGTGGTGATTCACCAAACAGATTAGGAGATATGCCCCTCTGGGCCTCATGCTGACTGACAGACCCAGTGCCATATAGGCTTCCAAgcgggccaaaaaaaaaaatcactgtcaaGACATCTCATAGCAATAAGTAAACAAATCAGCACATAAGCACATGACTAGTGTGGAATATAGGAATGTAAAGTGCAAGTTCTGGAAAAAATTCAATGCTAATGtcagtttttctttaaatgttgtTCTCCTTGGAATAAAAGAGGTgatagcttttttttgttttaatcctgGGCATTAGGAACCTGTGACATGCTGGGAGTAGCTGATGGGAGAAGTCATGCAATGTCCTTAGAGCAAGGATGCACATATACTGCTCTGAGAGTTGGGAGATGCCcttaagataagataagcctTTATTGTGCCCAAAAGAGAAATTTGCCTcagacattgttttgtttgagttccTGTTATTTTCCAACAAGTTCATATCACTTTATCCAGTTTGCTCTTTTGCATAAAAATTCAGCATTGAAAGAGCAGAGAAGTAGTAAAATGCCTTCATTGGTTACTAGGGTATATCAAgataaaaatcaaagtaaaaGGGTGCCAGAAAAACTAACCAGTTTCGACCAACACTGGGCCTTTCTCAGGGCAAGGCTGGAAAAAGCTGTAAGGTTGTTTTAAAAGTTACCTTTACACTTGACAGTATATGTAGCACTTACTTTTATACTTACGTCCAGCGATGATATTGATTTGTCTTAGAAGCATTGAATTTAACTGTGATACCTGCACACATCTTGGTCTATCTGAAAGCTGGCTCCTTTCTGTCATTCTTTGTCACTTAGCTACGCTGAAGTACAATACCTGTGGTAGGCTAGGCAAAGTTTGTttggggaggagaggtgagcaTGCAGAACAGCGGTACATGAAATGTGCGCACAAGATGTAATTGAATTTGGACAACCATGCTTCTGTGAGGTGACTTGTTGGTTTGATTTGCACCAaacagattttaacaaatgagattacagcccCAGGAGCAGCCAGCAAGACTAGATTTCCTCATTTAGTTTTGATCAGACCATCTGTGGATAATGGTGGTTTATCAAAAGTGGGAATGAAAAAAGTTGCTTACACAAATGCTAATTGTTTTTTCCAACTAGGTGGTGGACTGGGTGGCACAAGGAGAGGTGGCGCTGATGTCAACATCAAGCACTCTGGCCGAGATGATGCATCTCGTTATGATGACCGCTCTCTGGGAGGGTTAGTAACTTCCTTGAATTCTACAGAGCTTTGTGTGGCAAATTAAGCACAGTGATTGTGTCAAAACAGATGTTGCTCCTAGTATCAGGAAAGCCATGTCATTTGGTGTGAaatgttgtgttgctgtgtttttagtCTTTACACTCTCCTTTCTACCCATAGTGACCGGGATCGTGGAGACCGGCGGGAGCGCAGCCGGGACCGTGACCGGGATAAGGACAGAGACCGCCGGAGGTCTCGGTCCCGTGATCGGCGTCGTCGGTCCCGCTCccgcgagagagaaagagagagagacaggtcagccATTGTGGCATCGGGAGCGGATGAAGGCAGCGGAAGCAGCCGCCGTAGAGATCGAGAAAGGGAACGTGGGGGCGCTGCAGGAGGAGACAGcaggagcagggagaggagtcgggacagagacaggaagagacggAGCAGGAGCCGAGAccgaaagagagacagggagagaggcaaAGGGCTGGATGGGGAGGAGGCTGCCCAGGGAGACGCCACCATGGAGGGGGTGGACCGGATGCCTGAGGAGCATGAAGGAGAGGAAGTGGGTGAGGGCATGGAGGAGCGCAGCAGAGATagagacagggacagggacagagacagagagcgcaGGCGCAGccacagggacagggacagagacagagacaggcgtaggggagacagagagagagacagggagcatAAGAGAGAGCgtggagacagggagaggggaggaggggagcgcAGAGAAGAGCGCCACACTTCTCTACGAGATGACATGGGCCCGCAGGATGACATGGGCAATGGGGATGATGGAGATACAGGACCACCCATGGACGAGTACAGCCAGGACGGGATGATGATGGACCAGGAGTCAGTACAGTCTGGAGAGGGATACGGCTCCAATGAGAACGGCTACAAGATAGAGGCACAGGGAGATGAATACTGAGCCGGCTGCCTCTCTTTTATTAAACAGACTCTACTCTCATACATAAAATGTATGATgctgtattgatttatttgccCCCTTACTCTGATTGCCACTGGGTCATTCAGGCATAGCAACTGCAAGTCATTTCAGGGCCTCATCAGTACCAGTACTGCGGCTGTACATCCATCCTTCACTATCTTCCATCATGAGCCATTATCTCAAGACAGGCAGGGCTTTGCCACTTTGCCTAACTAATCTGTGCCACCAAAAGTTCCGAGTGTGTTGTAGAGATTTAAGCTTGGCTGTTGTAATTTTATTGGGGGGCAGGGGTGAATAAGAAGGAACTGTTAGGCATCAGTGAGTAGTCTTTATATAAGTGCATAATCTTGTGAGGCTTTAGCCctgtatgttttgtttcatttttggagatttttgtgcgatttgtctattttttttttttctttactgaaaCGATAGATTGCTTTCTTATTTGAATCCCTATAGTCATTCATTGCTGCTCAGTGTATATGAAACTGAAGGAGATGTAGCGTTGCATGAGCAGGAGTGGACTGGTTAACAGTTTtcacactgtaaaacaaaattGACAATTTCTCTGTTCAGCATCTGTATTCTGTTCCaataaaaacgtttttttttatgtatgacTGTCGTATTACTCCACGCGGTTTTGCTTCGTCGTACGTCATGACGGATGTGGCACTTAATGGGGCCAGTATTGAGTGTTAACTGGGGGATGTGGAGGGGATGGCACACTGACGTGCAGTCACTACTGTCAGTACGGTGCAGCTGCGACGGGCTACTGCGTCAACCTGCTCCGCCGCTGCCTCCAGCCTCTCCGCCTCAGCCAGCGGGATCTGAGCTCGTTGTCGCTCAGGGGAGCTCGCCGCTGTGACCTGGACCACGCATCGCGCTTGAGGTTTTCTGCTCTTCTTGCGCCGTGCTTGAGGAAAGCCTCAAATCTGTGGAGCTCAGCATGATGTCGTCCTACTACCACCCTGCCAAGGAAACAGACATGGCGGCTATGACGGAGCCGCTCTGCCTAGAAAGAGGTAACTTCAGCAATGTGGCTCATATA encodes the following:
- the snrnp70 gene encoding U1 small nuclear ribonucleoprotein 70 kDa produces the protein MTQFLPPNLLALFAPRDPIPFLPQLEKLPHEKHHNQPYCGIAPFIRHFEDPRDAPPPTRAETREERLERKRREKIERRQAVVETELKQWDPHNDPNAQGDAFKTLFVARVNYDTTESKLRREFEVYGPIKRIYIVYNKRTGKPRGYAFIEYEHERDMHSAYKHADGKKIDGRRVLVDVERGRTVKGWHPRRLGGGLGGTRRGGADVNIKHSGRDDASRYDDRSLGGDRDRGDRRERSRDRDRDKDRDRRRSRSRDRRRRSRSRERERERDRSAIVASGADEGSGSSRRRDRERERGGAAGGDSRSRERSRDRDRKRRSRSRDRKRDRERGKGLDGEEAAQGDATMEGVDRMPEEHEGEEVGEGMEERSRDRDRDRDRDRERRRSHRDRDRDRDRRRGDRERDREHKRERGDRERGGGERREERHTSLRDDMGPQDDMGNGDDGDTGPPMDEYSQDGMMMDQESVQSGEGYGSNENGYKIEAQGDEY